In the Populus trichocarpa isolate Nisqually-1 chromosome 1, P.trichocarpa_v4.1, whole genome shotgun sequence genome, one interval contains:
- the LOC18095236 gene encoding cold shock domain-containing protein 3: protein MKSKRETTVIEIEDTDDDDFLSQVAQAESEALSASNIKRRKITTVGFNENQENTKTTTTTIKVKDEYKNEGDYMAALKGSKSTLWQQRIKAVGSSKLPPPDYNARGGGGGGSGAVAPEKVCPCGLGVCNVFTANTERNRGRDFYKCPQRQESGGCGFFQWCDESPAANNGGGFGGGGSHGSVSNSVFPELQCSCGAGSCLILTSRKGDNNGKQFYKCPENQGGCGFFKWCDDNTASAGLQASAPKVYINMNDSSNKSFGARTGSSCFKCGKEGHWAKDCGMSTSDSPATFGAGSGSSGTCYKCGKPGHWARDCTSSQYKNVPQQY from the exons ATGAAATCCAAAAGAGAAACGACAGTAATCGAAATCGAAGACACAGACGACGATGATTTCCTTTCTCAAGTTGCCCAAGCTGAGTCCGAAGCTCTCTCCGCTTCCAACATCAAACGCCGCAAAATCACCACCGTAGGTTTCAACGAAAACCAAGAGAACACCAAAACCACGACGACGACGATCAAAGTGAAGGACGAATACAAAAATGAAGGGGACTACATGGCAGCTTTAAAAGGAAGTAAAAGTACTTTATGGCAACAGCGAATCAAAGCCGTTGGTTCTTCCAAACTCCCTCCTCCTGATTACAATGCTcgcggtggcggtggcggtggcaGTGGGGCGGTGGCTCCCGAGAAGGTGTGTCCTTGTGGGTTGGGTGTTTGTAATGTTTTTACTGCTAATACTGAAAGGAATCGCGGGCGGGATTTCTACAAATGCCCTCAAAGACAG GAAAGTGGGGGTTGTGGATTTTTTCAATGGTGTGATGAATCTCCAGCGGCAAATAATGGTGGTGGGTTCGGTGGGGGTGGGAGCCATGGTTCTGTGTCTAATTCTGTGTTTCCTGAGCTTCAATGTTCATGTGGAGCTGGGTCTTGCTTGATTTTGACGTCTAGAAAAGGGGACAATAATGGGAAGCAATTCTATAAATGTCCTGAAAATCAG GGAGGTTGTGGTTTCTTCAAATGGTGCGATGATAATACTGCATCAGCTGGTCTTCAAGCTAGTGCTCCCAAGGTCTATATCAACATGAATGACTCCAGCAACAAAAGCTTTGGTGCAAGAACCGGATCATCCTGCTTCAAATGTGGCAAGGAAGGCCATTGGGCAAAAGATTGTGGCATGTCTACGTCTGATTCTCCTGCTACATTTGGAGCAGGTTCTGGTTCATCTGGTACTTGTTACAAATGTGGTAAGCCAGGGCATTGGGCAAGGGACTGCACTTCTAGTCAATATAAGAATGTTCCCCAGCAATACTAA
- the LOC7495846 gene encoding stress response protein nst1 encodes MMPPKRKKWTEVEEKTLIEKYGEMVSDGTLAKMKTREKKYKPIALYVNSAHHVRDPIAYPWQWTWKDVSTKVQNMRHQYLLVKQKIKKPEFSSMDNSGCGGGECSGNGDEFDWLEGRTHWSNFLLYKEVFGDLPVSYGTNGSNCNDLMGVLNEDRENGGGLLGGVRGMEMAEFGQLGNSADGDFAGIDGGENGVLGLGFDYEGEEAEENCNGNDRVREDGDDGFMYEEVEPNVSNLRKKRKALKGFQKRVFGFLSNQLVQLRDMEARFEQRELERERERQGRENVLVEREQEWERKLEEREKKREEMEKDREKLTRQRIQEWEAMEKESEERERRRREEELIQEREWEDRMNRKRSEWKKRIDEMLSQHRAEMGQFQTRILHEQQNLTGQLLGIVSQWTTPTGLSDHTGASNHYLSQMMHNLHHVNGMVHGDSRVDGDTQDDQFIVDG; translated from the coding sequence ATGATGccaccaaaaagaaagaaatggacaGAAGTAGAAGAGAAAACCCTAATTGAGAAATATGGAGAGATGGTCTCTGATGGGACCCTTGCAAAAATGAAAACTAGAGAGAAGAAATATAAACCAATTGCTTTGTATGTGAATTCTGCGCATCATGTTCGTGATCCGATTGCTTACCCTTGGCAATGGACATGGAAAGATGTGTCTACTAAGGTGCAAAACATGAGGCACCAGTACTTGCTTGTTAAGCAAAAGATTAAGAAACCTGAGTTTTCATCAATGGACAATTCAGGTTGTGGTGGTGGAGAGTGTAGTGGCAATGGGGATGAGTTTGATTGGTTGGAAGGGCGCACACATTGGTCGAATTTTTTGCTGTACAAGGAGGTTTTTGGGGATCTTCCAGTTTCTTATGGAACTAATGGTAGTAATTGTAATGATTTGATGGGGGTCTTGAATGAGGATAGGGAGAATGGTGGGGGTTTGTTAGGGGGTGTCAGGGGAATGGAGATGGCAGAGTTTGGCCAACTAGGTAATTCGGCTGATGGGGATTTTGCTGGGATTGATGGGGGTGAGAATGGGGTGCTGGGTTTGGGGTTTGATTATGAAGGGGAAGAGGCAGAGGAGAATTGTAATGGTAATGATCGGGTGAGGGAGGATGGAGATGATGGTTTCATGTATGAAGAAGTGGAGCCAAATGTGTCTAATTTGAGGAAAAAGAGGAAGGCACTGAAGGGATTCCAGAAAAGGGTGTTTGGATTTCTATCAAACCAGTTGGTGCAGTTGAGGGACATGGAGGCTCGGTTTGAGCAACGTGAGCTGGAGAGAGAGCGGGAGAGGCAAGGAAGAGAGAATGTCCTGGTGGAGAGGGAGCAAGAATGGGAACGGAAGTTggaagaaagggaaaagaagagGGAAGAGATGGAAAAGGATAGGGAAAAGTTAACGAGGCAGAGGATTCAAGAATGGGAAGCTATGGAGAAGGAGAGCGAAgagagggaaagaagaagaagagaggaggagTTGATTCAAGAGAGGGAATGGGAAGATAGGATGAATAGGAAGAGGTCAGAATGGAAGAAGAGGATTGATGAGATGTTGAGTCAGCACCGAGCAGAAATGGGGCAGTTCCAGACTCGTATTCTTCATGAGCAACAAAACCTTACTGGCCAGTTGCTTGGGATTGTTTCACAATGGACTACTCCAACTGGGCTCTCTGATCATACTGGTGCTAGCAACCATTATCTTTCACAAATGATGCATAATTTGCACCATGTAAATGGTATGGTTCATGGGGACAGTAGGGTTGATGGAGATACTCAGGATGACCAATTTATTGTTGATGGATGA
- the LOC7495847 gene encoding probable inorganic phosphate transporter 1-5, with amino-acid sequence MAGNHVGVLNALDVAKTQWYHFTAIIIAGMGFFTDAYDLFSISLVTKLLGRIYYHVDSAEKPGNLPPNVAAAVNGVAFCGTLAGQLFFGWLGDKLGRKHVYGMTLMLMVISSIASGLSFGHSAKGVMATLCFFRFWLGFGIGGDYPLSATIMSEYANKRTRGAFIASVFAMQGFGILTGGIVALIVSTAFDHAYHAPSYETNPVASTVPEADYVWRIILMFGSVPAAMTYYWRMKMPETARYTALVAKNAKQAASDMSKVLQVDLLVEENRVEHESSKSFDLFTKKFARRHGLHLLGTSVCWFLLDIGYYSSNLFQKDIFSSIGWIPPAKTMNAIHEVYLVARAQTLIALCGTVPGYWFTVALIDYIGRFAIQLMGFFFMTVFMFALAIPYHHWTKKSNRIGFLVMYSLTFFFANFGPNATTFVVPAEIFPARLRSTCHGISAAAGKAGAIVGAFGFLYAAQSTDPTQTDAGYPPGIGVKNSLIVLGGVNFFGVLFTLLVPEAKGKSLEEISGENEDEDVVHDHQQASSVRTMPQ; translated from the coding sequence ATGGCTGGAAACCATGTGGGAGTGCTTAATGCACTTGATGTGGCAAAGACACAATGGTATCATTTCACTGCAATTATAATTGCTGGGATGGGTTTTTTCACAGATGCATATGACCTATTTTCCATTTCGCTTGTCACCAAATTGCTTGGTCGTATATACTACCATGTTGATAGTGCAGAAAAGCCAGGCAATTTGCCTCCGAATGTTGCAGCTGCAGTGAATGGTGTTGCATTTTGTGGAACTTTAGCTGGCCAGCTCTTCTTTGGTTGGCTTGGAGATAAATTAGGCCGAAAACATGTTTATGGAATGACCCTCATGCTCATGGTTATCAGCTCTATTGCCTCAGGACTTTCCTTTGGACATTCTGCAAAGGGTGTCATGGCCACGCTTTGTTTCTTCAgattttggcttggttttggcATCGGTGGTGACTACCCCCTCTCTGCCACCATCATGTCCGAATATGCCAACAAAAGAACTCGTGGGGCATTCATCGCCTCAGTGTTTGCCATGCAAGGATTTGGAATTTTAACTGGGGGAATTGTTGCTCTCATTGTGTCAACTGCATTTGACCATGCATACCATGCCCCTTCATATGAAACTAATCCAGTGGCATCAACTGTGCCTGAAGCAGACTATGTGTGGCGCATCATTTTGATGTTTGGATCGGTGCCTGCAGCCATGACCTACTACTGGCGAATGAAGATGCCTGAGACTGCTCGTTATACAGCCCTTGTTGCCAAGAATGCTAAGCAGGCAGCTTCAGACATGTCTAAGGTATTGCAAGTGGATCTCTTAGTTGAAGAGAACAGGGTGGAGCACGAGTCATCCAAATCATTCGACCTTTTCACCAAGAAATTCGCACGTCGCCATGGACTTCATTTGCTTGGAACCAGCGTTTGTTGGTTCTTGTTAGACATAGGCTATTATAGTTCAAATCTTTTCCAGAAGGATATCTTCAGCTCAATTGGATGGATTCCACCTGCGAAAACCATGAATGCTATACATGAAGTGTATCTGGTTGCAAGAGCACAAACTCTTATAGCATTATGTGGTACAGTTCCAGGGTATTGGTTCACGGTAGCTCTGATTGATTATATAGGAAGGTTTGCCATTCAACTAATGGGATTCTTCTTCATGACCGTGTTCATGTTCGCGCTTGCGATCCCTTATCATCACTGGACAAAGAAGTCTAATCGCATTGGCTTCCTGGTCATGTACTCACTGACCTTTTTCTTCGCAAATTTTGGACCCAACGCCACCACATTTGTTGTGCCAGCAGAGATTTTTCCTGCAAGGCTTAGATCAACTTGTCATGGTATATCAGCAGCGGCTGGAAAGGCTGGGGCTATTGTAGGTGCATTTGGATTCTTGTATGCTGCACAAAGCACAGATCCTACACAGACTGATGCTGGTTACCCTCCTGGTATTGGTGTTAAAAATTCACTTATAGTGCTAGGTGGGGTCAACTTCTTTGGGGTCTTGTTCACTCTATTGGTTCCAGAAGCAAAGGGAAAATCACTCGAGGAGATATCAGGAGAAAACGAGGATGAAGATGTTGTGCACGATCATCAACAGGCCTCTTCAGTTAGGACAATGCCACAATGA
- the LOC7461646 gene encoding F-box/kelch-repeat protein At3g06240, with product MSKLPQDIMVDILTYLPVKSLLRFKCVCKLWHSLISDPKFVKSHLKTAREVNSNKSQRLLLSTRTPQSVDFEAASEGDEDNAVQELEYPDVVRCSPTYFIGIMGSCDGLICLFVDYAKLVLWNPSTRDYKEMPKPSCDHGFDFFAGIGYDSSNDDYKFVIPSCTTADGSEQIMVEVLTLKTNVWRKVPEICQGTTLVGAYRGLFCNGAVHWLGKQENGSEKEYVAVSFDVAEERFKEVVPLPDHFDTVVLGMSGNSLCAFGECHGSYFEAWIHEQEYDSSASFRRLFRLPADRLSQEPKVVLCLTKKGELLLDYDEWQLALYHPVADKNKCIRAYRDSNLCDLAIYTESLVSINGDDSRDPRRRCWRKMVIA from the coding sequence ATGTCCAAACTCCCTCAGGACATCATGGTTGATATACTCACTTACCTACCAGTTAAGTCCCTACTACGATTCAAGTGTGTGTGCAAGCTATGGCATTCGTTAATCTCGGATCCGAAGTTTGTGAAATCACACCTCAAAACAGCAAGGGAAGTCAACTCTAATAAGAGCCAGAGACTTCTCCTTTCAACCAGGACTCCTCAGTCCGTTGACTTCGAAGCAGCTAGTGAAGGTGATGAGGATAATGCAGTACAGGAGCTTGAATATCCTGATGTAGTAAGGTGCAGTCCTACTTACTTTATTGGAATTATGGGATCTTGCGATGGcttgatttgtttatttgttgaCTATGCAAAACTCGTCTTATGGAATCCATCTACTAGAGATTACAAGGAAATGCCAAAACCCAGTTGTGATCATGGCTTTGATTTCTTTGCTGGAATTGGTTATGATTCCTCTAATGATgattataaatttgtaattcCTAGCTGCACTACGGCTGATGGTTCTGAAcaaattatggttgaagttcTTACATTGAAAACCAATGTCTGGAGAAAAGTCCCGGAGATCTGTCAAGGTACTACCTTGGTAGGGGCTTATCGAGGGTTATTTTGCAATGGGGCTGTGCATTGGTTAGGAAAGCAAGAAAATGGGTCTGAGAAAGAGTATGTGGCTGTTTCATTTGATGTAGCAGAGGAGAGATTCAAGGAAGTTGTGCCACTTCCGGATCATTTCGATACGGTGGTTTTGGGGATGTCAGGAAATTCCCTGTGTGCATTTGGTGAATGCCATGGAAGCTATTTTGAGGCATGGATACATGAGCAGGAATATGATAGCAGTGCATCTTTCAGAAGATTATTCAGGCTCCCAGCTGACAGGCTTTCTCAAGAACCTAAAGTAGTATTGTGTTTAACAAAGAAAGGAGAACTTCTGCTTGATTATGATGAATGGCAACTAGCGTTGTACCATCCTGTAGCAGACAAAAATAAATGCATCAGGGCATACAGAGATAGCAATTTATGTGATTTAGCAATATACACAGAGAGTCTAGTTTCCATCAATGGTGATGACAGTAGAGACCCCAGAAGAAGATGTTGGAGAAAAATGGTGATTGCCTAA
- the LOC7461647 gene encoding F-box/kelch-repeat protein At3g06240, whose protein sequence is MSKLPQDIIVDILTYLPVKSLVRFKCVCKPWQLLISDPRFVKLHLKRAIEGNNINRQRLLVAAEPLYSSVDFEAASDGDGINAVMELPYPSAASRTESFAFASIRGSCDGLVCIRNGGDVHDMFLWNPSTRESKKLPKPSSSVQKHGFLTGLGYDSTIDDYKLVIACLTTANGSHQIMAPEVFTLKTNSWRRIQGIHSGITLEGGAGVFWNGALHWLGKQETGADHDVDVIFSLDVAQEKFMGFVPLPNHFCTAVLSISGNCLCIFGKLHPDESYFEAWITSEYGVKTSWRRRYAIPFDRLYMDYFSTEMCLTKKGVLMDHHGCPGTLQLYDPVEDATKLLRVKNNRDPMYDSAVYTESLVSLR, encoded by the coding sequence ATGTCAAAACTCCCCCAAGACATTATTGTTGATATCCTTACCTACTTGCCAGTCAAGTCTCTTGTTAGATTCAAGTGTGTGTGCAAGCCATGGCAGTTGTTAATCTCCGACCCTCGATTCGTCAAGTTGCATCTCAAACGGGCAATTGAAGGCAACAATATTAACCGCCAAAGGCTCCTTGTTGCGGCCGAGCCTCTTTATAGTTCTGTAGACTTTGAAGCAGCTAGTGATGGTGATGGCATTAATGCAGTAATGGAGCTTCCTTATCCTAGCGCAGCAAGTCGTACTGAATCCTTCGCTTTTGCATCGATCCGGGGATCTTGTGATGGTTTAGTATGTATACGTAATGGAGGTGACGTTCACGATATGTTTTTATGGAATCCATCTACTAGAGAGTCCAAGAAATTGCCAAAACCAAGTTCTTCTGTGCAGAAACATGGTTTCCTTACTGGACTTGGTTATGATTCAACTATCGACGATTACAAATTAGTAATTGCCTGCTTAACTACTGCCAATGGTTCTCACCAAATTATGGCGCCTGAAGTCTTCACCCTCAAAACCAATTCATGGAGAAGAATTCAAGGCATCCATTCTGGTATCACCTTGGAAGGAGGTGCAGGAGTATTTTGGAACGGGGCTTTGCATTGGTTAGGGAAGCAAGAAACAGGTGCTGATCATGATGTGGATGTTATTTTTTCGCTTGACGTAGCACAGGAGAAGTTCATGGGGTTTGTGCCCCTTCCGAACCATTTTTGTACAGCTGTTTTGAGCATCTCAGGAAATTGCTTGTGCATTTTTGGCAAACTGCATCCTGATGAAAGCTACTTCGAGGCATGGATAACAAGTGAATACGGAGTCAAGACATCTTGGAGAAGACGGTATGCTATTCCTTTTGACAGATTATATATGGATTATTTTTCAACAGAAATGTGCTTGACGAAGAAAGGAGTTCTAATGGACCATCATGGATGTCCAGGGACATTGCAGCTTTACGACCCAGTTGAAGATGCAACAAAGTTATTAAGAGTAAAAAACAATAGGGATCCCATGTATGATTCTGCTGTATATACAGAAAGCCTTGTTTCACTACGATAA